Proteins encoded by one window of Lathyrus oleraceus cultivar Zhongwan6 chromosome 1, CAAS_Psat_ZW6_1.0, whole genome shotgun sequence:
- the LOC127104078 gene encoding uncharacterized protein LOC127104078, giving the protein MGGDEKIAGYMLKVHNLLHLIKCCAEILTDKMIVENIMHILTSHFDHIIVAIQESNNLETIKLKDLVVADDHVESKFWFLDSGCSNHMNGRKVCLAYFDSSKKSKVKHADNSSLQAEGIGDIVFQRSNTGKSMIKDVLYVPGMKCNLSVGQLVVKVFSVIMKDEDLELFDTQNNLVLKSPLSKKDI; this is encoded by the exons atgggaggagatgaaaagatTGCAGGCTATATGTTGAAGGTGCATAATCTCCTCCATCTCATAAAGTGTTGTGCCGAAATcctaactgataagatgatagttgagaaTATAATGCATATATTGACCTCTCATTTTGATCACATTATCGTAgctattcaagaatccaacaatcttgaaaccaTAAAACTGAAAGATTTAGTTG TTGCAGATGACCATGTCGAATCCAAGTTCTGGTTCCTCGACTCGGGCTGCTCAAATCACATGAATGGTCGAAAAGTGTGCTTAGCATATTTCGACTCGtcgaagaagagcaaggtcaaaCATGCTGATAATAGCTCGTTGCAAGCAGAAGGTATTGGCGACATAGTTTTTCAAAGGAGCAATACAGGAAAATCTATGATCAAAGATGTACTCTATGTACCTGGAATGAAGTGCAACTTGAGTGTTGGACAACTGGTTGTAAAAGTTTTCTCAGTGATTATGAAAGATGAAGACTTAGAATTGTTCGACACTCAGAACAATTTGGTCTTAAAATCTCCTTTGTCGAAGAAGGACATTTAA